The proteins below are encoded in one region of Acidithiobacillus ferrooxidans ATCC 23270:
- a CDS encoding TrbC family F-type conjugative pilus assembly protein, with translation MIPTPVVDQQQVTAIVQRSDSIMQNAGKQTAPAWLRVPKKAAAETEMAVPKSDVQANNILQRYAQQYAPQSASAAQQWLRTRVNGVPVVPPNLHGKALQEYVDHTLMAKEENAAKTLVFISMDMPKAILRKWFAEVADNRHLFETTVFVLRGWPDNPEGLPETVSKINRLMPSAKKAANVEINPILFTDHKVNIVPVIIHQPGNGAWSVIVGDGDGLQGAIRAINQGKDSPTKIHGHTWKVAEPNMISIFEQKIKTFNWKKTVEQAKERGWENMSTRLGDALPDSLHGKSYTYNPSIIATATIRMPNGKVLVRKGQEINPLTAFPFPWTQSYIVFNPAQAWQVAQVQAWESTVPNVVIMASELPKTLQGEDRLVTALQHPVYGFYPHLAHRLGINRVPALIQPDHDVLSITVPKEPLPGAKR, from the coding sequence ATGATCCCTACTCCGGTTGTCGATCAGCAGCAAGTCACCGCCATCGTCCAGCGATCCGACAGCATCATGCAGAATGCTGGAAAGCAGACTGCCCCGGCCTGGTTGCGGGTGCCCAAAAAGGCTGCCGCAGAAACGGAGATGGCCGTGCCCAAATCCGACGTGCAGGCGAACAACATCCTCCAGCGCTACGCCCAACAGTACGCGCCACAATCCGCCAGCGCCGCTCAACAATGGTTGCGCACGCGGGTCAATGGGGTGCCGGTGGTACCGCCAAATCTGCATGGCAAGGCGCTCCAGGAATACGTGGACCACACGCTGATGGCGAAAGAAGAGAATGCCGCCAAAACGCTGGTGTTCATTTCCATGGACATGCCCAAGGCGATTTTGCGCAAGTGGTTCGCGGAAGTGGCGGACAACCGGCATCTATTCGAGACCACGGTGTTCGTGTTGCGCGGTTGGCCGGATAATCCTGAAGGGTTGCCGGAAACAGTCAGCAAGATCAACCGGCTGATGCCATCCGCAAAAAAAGCGGCGAATGTCGAGATCAATCCCATACTCTTTACCGACCACAAGGTCAACATCGTGCCGGTGATCATCCATCAGCCGGGCAATGGCGCCTGGAGCGTCATCGTCGGCGATGGCGACGGCTTGCAGGGGGCGATCCGGGCGATCAACCAAGGGAAAGACAGCCCTACTAAAATCCATGGGCATACTTGGAAAGTGGCCGAGCCCAACATGATTTCCATCTTCGAACAGAAGATCAAGACATTCAACTGGAAAAAGACGGTGGAGCAGGCGAAGGAGAGAGGTTGGGAGAATATGTCCACCCGGCTGGGCGACGCCTTGCCGGATTCCCTCCACGGCAAAAGCTACACCTATAATCCCAGCATTATCGCGACCGCCACCATTCGCATGCCGAACGGCAAGGTGCTGGTGCGCAAAGGGCAGGAGATCAACCCTCTGACGGCGTTCCCGTTCCCGTGGACCCAGAGCTACATCGTGTTCAATCCGGCCCAGGCCTGGCAGGTGGCTCAGGTGCAGGCCTGGGAGAGCACGGTTCCCAACGTGGTCATCATGGCCAGCGAGCTACCGAAGACCTTGCAGGGCGAAGACCGGCTGGTGACTGCGCTGCAGCATCCGGTGTACGGCTTCTATCCGCATCTGGCGCACCGGCTCGGCATCAACCGGGTGCCGGCGCTGATCCAGCCGGATCACGATGTGTTGTCCATTACGGTTCCGAAAGAGCCGCTACCGGGAGCAAAACGGTAA
- a CDS encoding TraU family protein, with the protein MKLRNKIAGIAAALVLTFAVPALATGAQVATLCPDAGVFNELIGGVCWSALFPLRIAGMTWFGGNSGVPNGASSGFMCECGGSWSHLQLPTVGVQIGYWQPTMLMEAVSHPFCSPVLGGVSLQPDSTVGSQWTGSWGGNVGTGVSTGNKNSTFFNVHLWTFPLITMMQLANIPDCNTGYSGMNLMLMSEVFPTWNDDLLSFLASPEELLYDNPIGLLGATEECAQESLGAQPIDDEYWTAGCWGLLYPMVGSNLGGNDPIQASNIDVARMIAMGFRLGFLERTMGNSTLCGPRRTYVLPKAQYRFQILFPNDETNQEPNASVTAPNVSAQPSGGSMPPANYVTPAASNQGTLPQNGGVNIQAPPTQSGECTHWMGQTPFQWGEWDTQPATGGNYVYLVWQWTNCCLGLIGNQGPTG; encoded by the coding sequence TTGAAATTGCGCAATAAGATCGCTGGCATTGCCGCTGCGCTTGTCTTGACGTTTGCGGTTCCCGCTCTTGCTACAGGTGCCCAGGTGGCTACCCTGTGTCCAGACGCGGGTGTTTTCAACGAACTGATCGGCGGTGTTTGCTGGTCGGCGCTGTTCCCCTTGCGCATCGCCGGCATGACCTGGTTCGGTGGCAATTCCGGAGTGCCCAATGGCGCTTCTTCAGGGTTCATGTGTGAATGCGGCGGAAGCTGGTCACATCTGCAGCTCCCGACGGTGGGCGTGCAAATCGGATACTGGCAACCGACCATGCTGATGGAGGCCGTGAGCCATCCTTTCTGTTCGCCCGTGCTGGGTGGCGTGAGTCTGCAGCCCGATTCCACGGTCGGTTCACAATGGACGGGTTCCTGGGGCGGCAACGTCGGCACCGGAGTTTCTACCGGCAACAAGAACAGCACTTTTTTCAACGTGCATTTGTGGACCTTCCCCCTGATTACCATGATGCAGTTGGCCAACATCCCCGACTGCAATACCGGGTATAGCGGCATGAACCTCATGCTCATGAGCGAAGTGTTTCCAACCTGGAACGACGATCTGTTGTCTTTCCTGGCAAGTCCGGAAGAACTGCTTTATGACAACCCGATTGGCTTGCTGGGCGCCACTGAGGAATGCGCGCAGGAATCCCTGGGGGCACAGCCTATCGACGATGAATATTGGACAGCGGGTTGCTGGGGGCTGCTCTACCCGATGGTTGGCAGCAATCTTGGGGGTAACGACCCGATTCAGGCTTCGAATATCGATGTCGCCCGCATGATCGCCATGGGCTTTCGCCTGGGATTTCTGGAACGGACGATGGGCAACAGCACGCTTTGCGGCCCACGCCGCACGTATGTGCTGCCCAAGGCGCAATACCGCTTCCAGATTCTGTTTCCCAATGACGAGACCAATCAGGAGCCCAACGCCAGCGTCACGGCGCCCAATGTCAGCGCCCAGCCGTCGGGAGGTAGCATGCCGCCGGCGAATTATGTGACGCCTGCGGCCAGCAATCAGGGTACGTTGCCGCAGAACGGCGGCGTGAATATTCAGGCCCCGCCAACCCAGTCCGGGGAATGTACGCATTGGATGGGGCAGACCCCGTTCCAGTGGGGAGAATGGGATACGCAACCAGCTACCGGAGGAAATTATGTGTATCTGGTCTGGCAATGGACTAACTGTTGCCTGGGGCTGATCGGCAATCAGGGGCCGACGGGGTAA
- the traN gene encoding conjugal transfer protein TraN, with product MGFFIWMGHPKRQRRAGALFIAWMAALGVIYEATATANAGTFINQAQSGADLGNTLLLGGQTDAAGNAGGQEMQGFAGTQPAGVENNASSYYLSDNVGLTPGNALNQASAANTAVLSDPTCPSGWPGPLNQFQQQGMGAVASTQNACKGPLQAAATSLTQAMAGTSGSTLAAYQGAQQSIQTFGQELSQVNSAGNALETTCAPVINGYYQYAPACNLLSVSGVPSLGTLAAAWAGPLGTVASGCAALPTAITSPAAAQSLENALAPLTADLQGIIGGATGSVYANGNGDGAAILTGGYGSGAVTAASQEYQQIYGQCSYAQSYLENISTYPGGMNAYASDPMLNNFLSNPANQGMINQMMPFIESNPNVFSQYYQNVACTNNNVNITNAGTSATGPSTTTTSAPSIQSSPVACTEPLSAYTSTGWIDAADWPDPNAQWIYGTAGGCGAGVPNGTTDLMEGVYSNTTGAPLNATLYLAADDEGVVDINGTQVATYSDGGQGGDGAAAYPSTGGVVSVPITLSPGPDQIMYYITNAGGGTAANPSSGILTIIGTVNGTSQVLIDTNSNWVYVPQNAAQAGSTVTVNPGSVTTNTTPNTHAQSILCNSPIQCMGTECHALFGNQDLQFSQALTALSALQQMEQGAVCATGTSMAAGNCQPIIFGGTADYCRTWPAGGVFTNNCCAQGLQDAGQSGNLASYLELAHDTWKIANAPIVDAHVWGMKAFHSWVEGAYSTMDQWAAQGWGYVVTAFRGAADAVAQAFGQVGPYAFHDCGILSNSVFTSPPATKGLETAMENEIKGWLETAAKWVLKKIFGKAIEKEVMTFLASKIAEKIGSYAADAASIIGWVYLAYQVLQIIGNLLTACKNEEFKLGQKRKLHACQNLGTYCTDKFLGFCLEHKDVFCCYASPLSRIIAAQIKIGQPNVAGGYGTPQDPQCGGFTVQQLAAVDWSEVSLAQWQALLQSAGLIAGGNAQGSAIYTPAQIDHPGGDVNIEQAPIPVGHSGTPVTPVPMPTINPNASP from the coding sequence ATGGGCTTTTTCATCTGGATGGGGCACCCCAAACGCCAGCGCCGCGCCGGCGCGTTGTTCATCGCCTGGATGGCGGCGTTGGGGGTCATTTACGAGGCTACCGCAACCGCCAATGCCGGTACGTTCATCAACCAAGCGCAAAGCGGAGCGGATCTCGGCAACACTTTGCTTCTGGGCGGACAAACCGATGCCGCCGGCAATGCCGGTGGTCAGGAGATGCAAGGTTTCGCCGGCACTCAGCCAGCGGGTGTGGAGAATAACGCTTCTTCCTATTACCTGTCGGACAATGTGGGGCTGACGCCAGGGAACGCGCTCAATCAGGCCAGCGCCGCCAACACGGCGGTTTTGAGTGATCCGACTTGTCCCTCTGGTTGGCCGGGACCGCTCAATCAGTTCCAGCAGCAGGGCATGGGTGCGGTGGCCTCCACCCAGAACGCCTGCAAAGGCCCCTTGCAGGCCGCAGCGACCTCCCTGACGCAAGCTATGGCCGGAACCAGTGGAAGCACGCTGGCGGCATATCAGGGCGCTCAACAATCCATCCAGACGTTTGGGCAGGAACTTAGCCAGGTCAACAGCGCGGGCAACGCCCTGGAAACCACCTGCGCGCCGGTGATCAACGGGTACTATCAATACGCGCCAGCCTGCAACCTCTTGAGCGTGTCCGGGGTGCCTTCCTTGGGGACGCTGGCCGCCGCCTGGGCGGGGCCGCTGGGTACCGTGGCGTCCGGGTGCGCGGCGCTGCCCACGGCCATCACCAGCCCTGCGGCGGCGCAGAGCCTGGAGAACGCACTGGCGCCGCTGACCGCAGACCTGCAAGGGATCATCGGCGGCGCGACGGGAAGCGTCTACGCCAATGGCAATGGAGATGGTGCGGCCATCTTGACCGGGGGGTATGGGAGCGGCGCCGTCACGGCAGCGTCCCAGGAGTACCAGCAGATATACGGGCAATGCAGCTATGCCCAATCCTATCTGGAAAACATCTCCACCTACCCGGGCGGCATGAACGCCTATGCCAGCGACCCGATGCTCAACAACTTCCTGAGCAATCCGGCGAATCAGGGCATGATCAACCAGATGATGCCTTTTATCGAGAGCAACCCCAACGTCTTCAGCCAGTATTACCAGAACGTCGCCTGCACAAACAACAACGTCAACATTACCAATGCCGGGACATCCGCGACAGGGCCTAGCACGACCACGACCAGCGCGCCGTCGATCCAGTCCAGTCCGGTCGCCTGTACGGAACCGCTCTCGGCTTATACCAGTACCGGCTGGATCGATGCCGCTGACTGGCCTGACCCCAATGCACAATGGATCTACGGAACAGCCGGAGGATGCGGGGCCGGAGTGCCCAACGGCACGACGGATCTCATGGAGGGAGTGTATTCCAATACCACGGGCGCGCCCTTGAACGCCACGCTGTACCTGGCGGCCGACGATGAAGGTGTAGTGGACATCAACGGCACGCAGGTGGCGACCTACTCGGATGGGGGGCAAGGCGGCGATGGAGCGGCGGCCTATCCTTCGACCGGAGGTGTGGTTTCCGTGCCGATCACGCTGAGTCCGGGGCCGGACCAGATCATGTACTACATCACCAATGCTGGTGGCGGCACGGCGGCCAATCCATCATCGGGCATCCTCACCATCATCGGCACCGTGAACGGCACCAGTCAGGTGCTGATCGACACCAACAGCAATTGGGTCTATGTACCGCAAAACGCGGCGCAAGCGGGGTCAACCGTCACCGTCAACCCCGGGTCCGTGACGACCAACACCACGCCGAACACGCATGCCCAGAGCATCCTGTGCAATAGCCCGATCCAATGCATGGGCACGGAATGCCACGCCCTGTTCGGCAACCAGGACCTGCAATTCAGCCAGGCGCTCACGGCCCTGTCCGCGTTGCAACAAATGGAGCAGGGGGCCGTCTGCGCAACCGGTACGTCTATGGCGGCAGGCAATTGTCAGCCGATCATTTTTGGCGGTACTGCCGACTATTGCCGGACCTGGCCGGCCGGTGGGGTATTCACGAATAACTGCTGCGCACAAGGGTTGCAGGATGCAGGGCAATCCGGAAACTTGGCAAGTTACCTTGAGCTCGCTCACGACACATGGAAGATCGCCAATGCACCGATTGTAGATGCGCATGTCTGGGGTATGAAAGCATTCCATAGTTGGGTGGAAGGCGCCTACAGCACCATGGATCAATGGGCGGCTCAAGGCTGGGGTTATGTGGTCACAGCTTTTAGGGGCGCGGCTGATGCTGTGGCGCAAGCCTTTGGTCAGGTTGGACCATATGCGTTCCACGACTGTGGCATCCTAAGCAATTCAGTCTTTACTTCACCTCCTGCTACCAAAGGGCTGGAGACTGCAATGGAGAACGAAATAAAGGGATGGTTAGAAACTGCTGCAAAATGGGTATTGAAAAAGATTTTTGGGAAAGCAATTGAAAAGGAGGTAATGACGTTCCTTGCTTCAAAAATAGCAGAGAAAATTGGAAGTTATGCTGCAGACGCCGCGAGTATTATAGGATGGGTTTATTTGGCATACCAAGTTTTGCAAATTATTGGTAATCTCCTGACCGCATGCAAAAACGAAGAGTTTAAACTCGGACAGAAGCGCAAACTCCATGCTTGCCAGAATCTGGGGACCTATTGCACGGATAAATTTTTGGGCTTCTGTCTGGAGCACAAGGACGTGTTCTGCTGCTACGCGAGTCCGCTTTCACGGATTATTGCGGCGCAAATCAAGATCGGTCAGCCCAACGTCGCCGGGGGTTATGGCACCCCCCAGGATCCCCAGTGCGGCGGATTCACGGTGCAGCAGCTTGCGGCAGTGGACTGGTCTGAGGTTTCCTTGGCGCAATGGCAAGCATTGCTGCAGAGCGCAGGATTGATTGCGGGGGGTAATGCTCAAGGATCAGCCATCTATACGCCGGCGCAAATCGATCATCCAGGCGGTGATGTAAATATTGAGCAGGCACCGATACCGGTTGGCCATTCTGGCACGCCGGTAACACCAGTGCCAATGCCAACGATAAACCCCAATGCCAGCCCTTGA
- a CDS encoding AbrB/MazE/SpoVT family DNA-binding domain-containing protein, whose amino-acid sequence MRVIVKKWGNSAAVRMPAAVMEAAQLHLDDTVDVREEGGRIIIETLRQKFDLEEMVAAITPENMHAAVDFGPAVGRELL is encoded by the coding sequence ATGCGGGTGATTGTGAAAAAGTGGGGGAATAGCGCTGCCGTACGCATGCCTGCCGCCGTCATGGAAGCGGCTCAATTGCACCTGGATGATACTGTGGATGTGCGGGAAGAGGGTGGGCGTATTATCATCGAAACACTTCGGCAAAAGTTCGATCTGGAGGAGATGGTAGCGGCCATTACGCCGGAGAACATGCATGCTGCAGTCGATTTTGGGCCGGCAGTTGGCAGGGAACTGCTCTGA
- the mazF gene encoding endoribonuclease MazF, with the protein MGAAYVPEAGDVVWLHFDPQAGHEQKGHRPALVLTSASYHAKTGLMVCCPMTTQAKGYPFEVRIAGDIPGVVLADQVKSLDWEERQVRFKGRVTALELDEARAKACVLIGRKA; encoded by the coding sequence ATGGGCGCTGCCTATGTTCCGGAAGCTGGCGATGTCGTCTGGCTACATTTTGACCCGCAGGCTGGTCACGAACAAAAGGGCCACCGGCCCGCTTTGGTGCTGACATCCGCGAGTTACCATGCAAAAACGGGACTGATGGTTTGCTGTCCGATGACCACTCAGGCCAAGGGATATCCGTTTGAAGTGCGCATCGCAGGAGATATCCCCGGCGTGGTGCTTGCGGACCAGGTGAAAAGCCTGGATTGGGAGGAGCGCCAAGTCAGATTCAAAGGGCGGGTGACGGCGCTGGAACTGGATGAGGCAAGGGCGAAGGCCTGCGTGCTGATTGGCCGCAAGGCATAG
- a CDS encoding IS607 family transposase yields the protein MRLSAWAKTQGVTYRTAWEWFKNGTMPVPVRQLSTGTILVDVPETPAGRTVVYARVSSHDQKPNLDGQVARCVAFANGRGLAVSETITEVGSGMNGHRKKLLRLLGDRSVEHIVVEHRDRLMRFGAEYVEAALAGRGGKLLVVDESELKDDLVQDMISVLTSFCARLYGRRSAKHRAEKAIAVMAADGMDLVTGVE from the coding sequence ATGAGACTGAGCGCATGGGCAAAGACACAGGGTGTGACCTATCGCACCGCATGGGAATGGTTCAAAAACGGGACCATGCCGGTGCCCGTGCGCCAGTTATCGACGGGCACCATTCTGGTGGACGTGCCAGAGACGCCCGCTGGCAGAACGGTGGTGTATGCGCGGGTCTCCAGCCATGACCAAAAACCGAACCTGGACGGACAGGTGGCGCGATGCGTGGCTTTCGCCAACGGGCGGGGCCTGGCGGTGAGCGAAACCATCACCGAAGTGGGCTCCGGCATGAACGGGCATCGAAAGAAATTGCTGCGTTTGCTAGGTGACAGATCGGTGGAGCACATTGTCGTGGAGCACCGCGACCGACTCATGCGCTTCGGTGCCGAATATGTGGAAGCGGCTCTGGCCGGACGTGGCGGGAAACTGCTGGTAGTGGATGAATCCGAACTCAAGGACGATCTTGTACAGGACATGATTTCGGTATTGACCTCCTTTTGCGCCCGCCTATATGGTCGGCGCTCTGCGAAACATCGCGCTGAAAAGGCGATAGCGGTCATGGCGGCGGATGGCATGGACCTCGTCACGGGGGTGGAATGA
- a CDS encoding IS200/IS605 family accessory protein TnpB-related protein yields the protein MITLHTRIARISPEQDSALSAYAERFNQVAHHLAADMAKEQRTGPSFKNAYLRRFDITARQFNAVRQYVEGLASNRVENLKNQENTLSGKIAATQKLLPKIEKQIAKARKAGESPEKIQRLENRLHQKKRKMGNLLERQSKVIQEMHRPFASGICFGGRSLFHRQYHLEENGYKDHAEWLSDWKAARVSQFFVLGSRDETGGCQGCVARIQADGTFLLDLRLPGENGERVTIGPLRFPYQEEKLRSALLAHAELSKKTLPKKTFTSKDGKSYSRIVYPDHLSALSWRFQQDRKGWRVLVSFDEPQVAVTTHAKVGVLAVDLNADHLAWAELDRFGNPVATGSIPCVTYGKTTEHAAAIIEGAAITLSNRAKQAGKSLVLERLDFSKKKGQITEVDGARYARMLSSLSYRKIHTAISVRAAKDGVAVKMVNPAYTSVLGRLHWADRYGLTVHEGAAVAIGRRELRLREVPAHRVVHGENVFKAPDGRNGHVTLVAPVRKRPRHVWSYLSQVNRKLKAALAAQREARKLDPPGHAVSDARKISNAPVVAVA from the coding sequence ATGATCACGTTACATACCCGCATCGCACGCATCTCACCAGAACAGGATTCGGCGTTATCCGCCTATGCGGAGCGGTTCAACCAGGTTGCGCATCATCTGGCTGCGGATATGGCCAAAGAGCAGCGCACGGGGCCTTCATTCAAAAACGCCTATCTCCGTCGATTCGACATCACCGCCCGACAATTCAACGCCGTGCGCCAGTACGTCGAAGGTTTGGCATCGAATCGGGTGGAGAACCTCAAAAACCAGGAAAACACTCTGAGCGGCAAGATTGCGGCAACGCAAAAACTCCTGCCGAAAATCGAAAAGCAGATTGCCAAAGCTCGGAAAGCTGGTGAATCTCCAGAAAAAATTCAGCGTCTCGAAAATCGTTTGCACCAGAAGAAACGGAAGATGGGCAACCTGCTGGAACGGCAATCCAAAGTGATCCAAGAGATGCATCGCCCGTTTGCTTCCGGGATATGCTTTGGCGGAAGGTCACTGTTCCACAGGCAATATCATCTGGAAGAAAACGGTTACAAGGACCATGCGGAATGGTTGTCCGACTGGAAAGCCGCGCGAGTCAGCCAGTTCTTTGTATTGGGTTCGAGAGACGAGACAGGCGGCTGTCAGGGTTGTGTTGCCCGCATTCAGGCAGATGGCACGTTTCTACTGGATTTGCGCTTACCTGGAGAAAATGGTGAGCGTGTTACTATTGGACCGCTGCGCTTTCCCTATCAGGAAGAAAAATTGCGCTCGGCCCTCTTGGCGCATGCGGAGTTATCCAAGAAAACGTTGCCCAAAAAGACCTTTACCTCAAAGGATGGCAAGTCCTATTCGCGCATTGTCTATCCAGACCATCTTAGTGCGTTATCCTGGCGCTTCCAGCAGGACAGGAAGGGTTGGCGGGTGCTGGTGAGTTTTGATGAACCACAAGTAGCCGTGACGACCCATGCAAAAGTGGGTGTGCTGGCCGTAGACCTGAACGCGGACCATCTGGCCTGGGCGGAACTGGACCGGTTCGGCAATCCGGTGGCAACGGGAAGCATTCCCTGTGTCACTTACGGAAAGACGACGGAGCATGCGGCAGCCATTATTGAAGGTGCCGCCATTACACTGTCGAATCGCGCGAAGCAGGCCGGCAAGTCGCTGGTTCTGGAAAGACTGGACTTTTCCAAAAAGAAAGGGCAGATCACCGAAGTGGACGGCGCGCGGTATGCGCGGATGTTGTCCAGTCTGTCTTACAGAAAGATTCACACTGCCATCAGCGTTCGTGCCGCTAAGGATGGGGTGGCGGTCAAAATGGTGAACCCGGCCTATACATCGGTATTGGGCCGTTTGCATTGGGCGGATCGCTACGGATTGACGGTCCACGAAGGGGCGGCAGTAGCGATCGGTCGTAGAGAATTGCGTTTGCGGGAAGTCCCGGCGCATCGTGTGGTGCATGGAGAGAACGTCTTCAAGGCACCGGACGGTAGGAATGGTCATGTCACCCTGGTCGCACCCGTGCGGAAGCGGCCCAGGCATGTATGGTCGTACCTCAGCCAGGTGAACCGCAAACTCAAAGCGGCGCTTGCAGCGCAGCGCGAGGCGAGAAAACTCGACCCTCCCGGGCACGCGGTATCGGACGCAAGGAAGATATCAAACGCCCCGGTTGTGGCGGTGGCTTAG